The following coding sequences are from one Paenibacillus tundrae window:
- a CDS encoding GyrI-like domain-containing protein: protein MNVKYNVIEQQALHFVGIKRTFSCVDGENLRGIPLMWQEALAEGIEDRLSELNNGIIPGLVGICVDQRQLHDGQMEYWIATSHLDEIPAGMYGIELPAVKWVVFEADELAPEAIQRLWKYIMSEWFPTGSYEHAGIPELEVYRGEGAPPQVWIPVKS from the coding sequence ATGAATGTAAAGTATAACGTTATTGAGCAGCAGGCTCTTCATTTTGTTGGGATCAAACGAACCTTCTCTTGCGTAGACGGTGAGAATCTTAGAGGCATTCCCCTAATGTGGCAAGAAGCTCTGGCTGAAGGGATTGAGGATCGTTTGAGCGAGCTGAATAACGGGATAATCCCTGGTTTGGTGGGTATCTGTGTAGATCAGAGACAATTGCATGACGGGCAAATGGAGTACTGGATTGCTACCTCTCACTTGGATGAAATCCCAGCAGGCATGTATGGAATAGAGCTTCCCGCAGTGAAATGGGTTGTATTTGAAGCAGATGAACTTGCGCCAGAAGCGATACAGCGCTTGTGGAAATATATTATGTCTGAATGGTTTCCTACAGGATCTTATGAGCATGCAGGTATTCCAGAGCTTGAAGTGTACCGTGGTGAAGGTGCTCCGCCTCAAGTGTGGATCCCCGTAAAGTCATAA
- a CDS encoding CBS domain-containing protein, whose protein sequence is MEISYFLLPKAEVAYIKSSASMKDAIEQLEAQHYTAIPVIDQDGKYVATLSEGDLLWKMRSTPGLTFDNMDQVEVHEINNRVYNECVYIEAEMEDMLTLAADQNFVPVVDVDRVFLGIIRRKDIIEYYTRNISD, encoded by the coding sequence ATGGAAATCAGCTATTTTTTACTCCCCAAAGCCGAAGTGGCCTATATCAAGTCCTCCGCTTCCATGAAGGATGCGATCGAGCAGCTTGAAGCGCAGCATTATACTGCCATACCCGTAATTGATCAGGATGGAAAATATGTTGCTACCCTGTCCGAAGGTGACTTGTTATGGAAAATGCGAAGTACGCCTGGATTGACTTTTGATAATATGGATCAGGTTGAGGTACATGAGATTAACAACCGTGTGTACAATGAATGCGTATACATTGAGGCCGAGATGGAGGATATGCTGACATTAGCAGCCGATCAAAATTTCGTACCTGTTGTTGATGTAGATCGTGTGTTCCTCGGCATCATCCGTCGCAAAGACATTATCGAATACTATACGCGCAACATCTCTGATTAG
- a CDS encoding penicillin-binding transpeptidase domain-containing protein: protein MKKKHKILYGLLPILFAGGVGMYLYMQNSKAEEAKPEATVTQYIDHLQKKEFDQLYTMMTPASLDESGLSREQFVEKYNAIYSGMEVSEVKAEVKPQATETTADSNESESGASVEASTEAPNPDIYEVDYNLQLTTLLGDVNETQSLKLVRQELEDGTKVWRIDWQPSMILKDMVKGSKVRVRTLFPERGNIVDHEGMPLATKGTINEWGIVPGELGESPEAKIAQIAQHYKVSSDVITKALEQKWVKPEYFVPIATTDESMVPDGLNGVKLQSKTIRYYPLGEAAAHLVGYVRKVTKEDLEKDTEGYYRAEDWIGKAGLEQSMEKQLRGERGGLIEITDELGNVQSELIRHDAVDGQDVQLTIDAQTQRKLYQTLSSGGDAGAMVLMNPTDGHLLAMVSAPAYDPNKMVTGLTQAEWDAYSADEGLPFINRFTNRYAPGSTFKAITAAAGLMENVTTADKEHDIPGLQWRKDESWGGYYVKRVKSVSPVNMVDALVYSDNIYFAQEAIEMGSAKFIEGIQKFGFGDNFGLDELYLKPSQYANEAHLDLASEVLLADTSYGQGEMLMSPIHLATSFTPFINEGNMVKPVLIVGKETSEPEVIITPDVAATVKDALGQVVTRSGGTAHSLNSLPGALAAKTGTAELKAKKGEKGQENGFVVVFDTESPSFLISAVIEQVNGRGGSHYVVDKLEPFLEKLNVPAS, encoded by the coding sequence ATGAAAAAGAAACATAAAATTTTGTACGGACTACTCCCAATCTTATTTGCGGGTGGAGTCGGAATGTACTTATATATGCAGAACAGCAAAGCTGAAGAAGCGAAGCCAGAGGCCACTGTAACACAGTACATAGACCATCTGCAGAAGAAGGAATTCGATCAGCTATATACGATGATGACGCCTGCTTCACTGGATGAGTCTGGACTGAGTAGAGAACAGTTCGTGGAAAAATATAATGCGATCTACTCCGGCATGGAGGTATCCGAGGTCAAGGCAGAAGTGAAGCCGCAGGCCACCGAAACAACAGCGGATTCCAATGAATCAGAATCAGGAGCAAGTGTGGAAGCAAGCACCGAGGCACCCAACCCTGACATCTACGAAGTGGACTATAATCTGCAGTTGACAACCTTGCTTGGCGACGTGAACGAGACTCAATCCTTGAAGCTTGTCAGACAAGAGCTTGAGGATGGCACCAAAGTCTGGCGGATTGATTGGCAGCCGTCGATGATTCTCAAAGATATGGTTAAAGGCAGTAAGGTGAGAGTCCGGACACTATTTCCGGAACGTGGCAACATCGTAGATCATGAAGGGATGCCTCTTGCGACAAAAGGTACGATCAATGAATGGGGCATCGTTCCAGGGGAGCTAGGCGAGAGCCCGGAGGCTAAGATTGCCCAGATTGCTCAGCATTACAAGGTATCATCAGACGTTATTACGAAGGCGTTAGAGCAAAAGTGGGTGAAGCCAGAATATTTTGTACCGATTGCTACGACCGATGAATCCATGGTGCCTGACGGGCTGAATGGCGTGAAGCTGCAATCCAAGACGATTCGATACTACCCGCTGGGTGAAGCGGCTGCTCATCTGGTTGGTTATGTGCGTAAAGTGACGAAAGAAGATCTGGAGAAAGATACCGAAGGTTATTACCGGGCTGAGGACTGGATTGGTAAAGCCGGTCTGGAGCAGTCCATGGAGAAACAACTTCGCGGCGAGCGAGGTGGCTTGATTGAGATTACGGATGAACTAGGAAATGTCCAATCTGAGCTGATTCGTCATGACGCGGTTGATGGACAAGATGTGCAGTTGACCATTGATGCGCAAACACAGCGAAAATTGTATCAGACCCTTTCCAGCGGTGGAGACGCGGGAGCCATGGTGCTGATGAACCCAACAGATGGGCATCTTCTTGCTATGGTTAGTGCACCAGCCTACGATCCGAATAAAATGGTTACAGGTCTTACGCAGGCGGAGTGGGATGCGTATTCCGCTGATGAAGGGTTACCTTTTATCAATCGATTCACGAATCGTTATGCACCAGGATCAACCTTCAAAGCAATCACAGCAGCAGCAGGACTCATGGAGAACGTAACTACTGCGGATAAGGAACATGATATCCCTGGTTTACAATGGCGTAAGGATGAGAGCTGGGGCGGTTATTATGTGAAACGTGTGAAGAGTGTATCACCGGTGAATATGGTCGATGCTTTGGTATATTCAGACAATATCTATTTTGCCCAAGAAGCCATTGAGATGGGCAGTGCCAAATTTATCGAAGGTATTCAAAAGTTTGGATTCGGTGATAACTTCGGATTGGACGAATTGTACTTGAAGCCAAGTCAGTATGCGAATGAGGCGCATCTAGATCTCGCATCAGAGGTACTTCTCGCTGATACGTCCTACGGTCAAGGAGAGATGTTAATGTCTCCGATCCATCTAGCGACTTCGTTTACGCCCTTTATTAATGAAGGGAACATGGTGAAGCCTGTTCTGATTGTAGGCAAAGAAACGTCTGAACCCGAGGTGATCATCACACCTGATGTCGCAGCTACGGTTAAGGATGCACTCGGTCAAGTCGTCACCCGTTCAGGTGGAACGGCTCACTCCCTTAATTCGCTTCCAGGTGCGTTAGCTGCCAAGACGGGAACCGCTGAATTGAAAGCGAAGAAGGGAGAGAAAGGACAAGAGAACGGATTTGTCGTGGTATTTGATACCGAATCCCCTTCCTTCCTCATCTCTGCGGTCATTGAACAAGTGAACGGCCGTGGCGGAAGCCACTATGTCGTGGATAAACTAGAGCCGTTTCTGGAGAAGTTGAACGTACCTGCATCATGA
- a CDS encoding class I SAM-dependent methyltransferase, which produces MKQTIQYEAFYEQIGAINGWDFSSMQVVSEGVLWDLYTEVIHHIRPSDLLLDIGTGGGEALLSHAEAASLLVGIDLSHGMIQTAQRNLLASGRSNVRFMQMNAEQLQFPDQFFNMIACRHAPFCASEAYRVLADGGMFLTQQVRENDKYNIKEAFGLEATEDLPTSPLAERYVNELHEAGFRDIQLKEYNATEYYARPEDLLFLLTHAPIIPGFGEQVTDVQTLQHLIQQYQCDLGIRTNAARFLITARK; this is translated from the coding sequence ATGAAACAAACTATACAATATGAAGCTTTTTATGAACAGATCGGGGCAATCAACGGTTGGGATTTCAGTTCAATGCAGGTTGTATCCGAAGGCGTCCTATGGGATCTGTATACTGAAGTTATACACCATATCCGTCCCTCTGACCTCTTACTCGACATTGGCACAGGTGGCGGAGAAGCATTGCTCTCGCATGCCGAGGCTGCATCATTACTTGTAGGGATTGACCTTTCCCACGGCATGATACAGACTGCACAGCGTAATCTTCTTGCGTCAGGGCGCTCCAACGTCCGATTTATGCAGATGAATGCCGAGCAGCTTCAATTCCCCGATCAATTTTTCAATATGATTGCTTGCAGACATGCTCCCTTCTGCGCATCAGAAGCATATCGTGTACTTGCTGATGGAGGCATGTTTCTGACCCAGCAGGTTCGGGAAAATGATAAATATAACATCAAAGAAGCCTTCGGCTTGGAGGCAACCGAAGACTTGCCAACAAGCCCATTAGCGGAGAGATACGTGAACGAGCTGCATGAAGCTGGATTCCGTGATATTCAACTCAAGGAATATAATGCGACCGAGTATTATGCTCGCCCAGAAGATCTACTCTTCCTGCTGACTCATGCGCCGATCATTCCCGGTTTCGGAGAACAAGTTACAGATGTGCAGACGCTCCAGCATTTGATTCAGCAATATCAGTGTGATCTGGGAATTCGGACGAACGCTGCACGTTTCCTGATAACAGCTCGCAAATAA
- a CDS encoding VOC family protein: MAVSAKQIFVNLPVKDLNKSVEFFTKIGFEFNANFTDESATCMIIGDNIYAMLLVEERFLSFIPKKISNAAETAEVIVALSVDSREQVDQIVQAALDAGGKHYNDPQDHGFMYGWSFQDLDDHLWEVSYMDLSAFPTEE; the protein is encoded by the coding sequence GTGGCTGTAAGTGCTAAGCAGATTTTTGTTAACCTACCCGTCAAAGATTTGAATAAATCGGTGGAGTTTTTCACCAAGATTGGGTTTGAGTTTAATGCTAATTTTACGGATGAGTCAGCTACCTGTATGATCATTGGGGATAACATTTATGCTATGCTGCTGGTGGAAGAGCGTTTCCTATCGTTCATTCCTAAGAAAATCTCTAATGCTGCCGAGACGGCCGAAGTCATCGTTGCGCTATCCGTAGATAGCCGTGAACAGGTCGACCAGATTGTACAAGCTGCTCTGGATGCAGGCGGCAAGCACTACAATGATCCGCAGGATCATGGATTTATGTATGGCTGGAGCTTTCAAGATCTGGACGATCACCTATGGGAAGTATCTTATATGGATCTGAGTGCATTCCCGACAGAGGAATAA
- a CDS encoding TetR/AcrR family transcriptional regulator, with protein MNKKQLQTEQTKKKLADASRALFVQKGYKATSIEDIVAATGSSKGNIYYHFKSKEGLFLYLIDEWDREWEENWTAKEHLYRTSTEKIYGLAEQLVLDEMNHPLTKAADEFFTGEKKENDIEERITVMFERHIQFNRQLVQEGIESGEFKADNVDNLALILESTIIGLSHMSRSMEPEQALALYRHAASVFLHGIAKDKD; from the coding sequence ATGAACAAAAAGCAACTTCAAACAGAGCAGACGAAGAAGAAACTAGCGGATGCCTCTAGAGCTCTTTTTGTACAAAAAGGCTATAAGGCAACATCCATTGAAGATATCGTGGCGGCAACAGGAAGCAGCAAAGGCAATATTTATTACCATTTCAAAAGTAAAGAGGGTCTCTTTCTATACTTGATTGATGAATGGGATCGGGAATGGGAAGAGAATTGGACAGCCAAAGAACATCTCTATCGCACCTCTACCGAGAAAATTTACGGTTTGGCCGAACAGCTTGTCCTGGATGAGATGAATCACCCATTGACCAAGGCAGCCGATGAATTCTTCACAGGAGAGAAGAAAGAGAACGATATCGAAGAACGCATCACGGTGATGTTTGAGCGGCATATTCAATTTAACAGACAGTTGGTACAAGAGGGGATCGAAAGCGGAGAGTTCAAGGCTGACAACGTAGATAACCTCGCGCTTATATTAGAAAGTACCATTATCGGACTGAGTCACATGTCGCGCAGCATGGAGCCAGAACAGGCTCTTGCCTTATACCGTCATGCTGCAAGTGTATTCTTGCACGGCATTGCAAAAGATAAGGATTGA
- a CDS encoding MFS transporter: MALLTRNRGALLLLMVNIFLVFTGIGLVVPIMPAYMELLHITGFTVGLLVAAFSFTQFLFSPVAGRWSDALGRKRIIVVGMLIFAVSEFMFGAVNAPVLLFAARMLGGIGAALIFPAVMAYTADITTEEERGRGMGLINAAISTGFIIGPGIGGYLAEFGIRIPFYAAGVAGLLAAIITLAILPESTRSPATSKPDMGAAQAKVKTQSLASQLLRSYQAPYFFSLIIVFVMAFGLANYETVFSLFVYQKFGFTTQDIAFIITFGSIAGAVVQVALIGWLLNRFGEKKVISVCLFFVALFVMLTLFVHTYWLILVVTFIVFLGMDILRPAISTQMSKLAEEQQGFVAGLNSAYTSLGNIAGPIVAGALFDVNINYPYVSASIVLGICFLLSMWVLRGGKQAGQLKAEM, translated from the coding sequence ATGGCTTTACTAACGCGCAATAGGGGCGCATTACTATTATTAATGGTTAATATTTTTCTCGTCTTTACAGGTATAGGTCTTGTTGTGCCCATTATGCCTGCGTACATGGAGCTACTGCACATTACCGGATTCACGGTGGGGCTGCTGGTAGCGGCATTTTCCTTCACACAGTTTCTATTCTCCCCGGTTGCGGGTCGTTGGTCCGATGCTTTGGGGCGTAAAAGGATTATCGTCGTCGGTATGTTAATTTTTGCTGTATCCGAATTTATGTTTGGTGCGGTTAATGCACCTGTGCTGCTCTTCGCTGCACGTATGCTTGGCGGAATTGGCGCAGCGTTGATCTTTCCAGCAGTTATGGCCTATACCGCAGATATTACGACAGAGGAAGAACGCGGCCGAGGCATGGGATTAATCAATGCAGCGATCTCCACCGGGTTCATCATTGGACCTGGTATCGGTGGTTATCTGGCTGAGTTCGGTATTCGGATTCCGTTCTATGCTGCAGGTGTTGCCGGTTTGTTAGCTGCAATCATCACACTGGCCATTTTGCCAGAGTCGACACGTAGTCCGGCAACAAGTAAACCTGATATGGGAGCAGCCCAAGCGAAGGTTAAAACGCAGAGTTTGGCATCCCAATTGCTACGATCGTATCAAGCGCCTTACTTTTTCAGTTTGATTATCGTATTCGTGATGGCATTTGGACTTGCAAACTATGAGACGGTATTTTCGCTGTTTGTATATCAAAAATTCGGGTTTACAACACAAGATATTGCGTTCATCATTACATTTGGCTCCATTGCAGGGGCTGTAGTGCAGGTTGCTCTCATCGGCTGGTTACTGAACCGGTTTGGGGAGAAGAAGGTCATTTCGGTATGTCTGTTTTTTGTAGCGTTGTTTGTCATGCTGACCTTATTCGTGCATACGTACTGGCTGATTCTGGTCGTTACCTTTATTGTGTTCCTCGGAATGGATATCTTACGCCCGGCAATCAGTACACAAATGTCGAAATTAGCAGAGGAGCAGCAGGGCTTTGTAGCGGGATTGAATTCAGCGTACACAAGTCTAGGCAATATTGCAGGGCCGATTGTTGCTGGGGCATTATTTGATGTGAATATTAACTATCCGTACGTTTCTGCTTCAATTGTACTGGGGATTTGCTTCCTATTATCGATGTGGGTGCTTCGAGGAGGCAAACAGGCTGGACAATTGAAAGCCGAAATGTAA
- a CDS encoding DUF3934 family protein → MSKSKGGGTGRGTGKKGWNRWQASANRAKSAPKPYKSKGTKKKDDIETSNDKSQ, encoded by the coding sequence ATGAGTAAATCTAAAGGTGGCGGAACAGGCCGCGGTACGGGCAAAAAAGGCTGGAATCGCTGGCAAGCGAGTGCCAATCGTGCCAAAAGTGCACCGAAGCCCTATAAGAGCAAGGGTACGAAGAAAAAGGATGATATCGAAACCTCAAATGACAAGTCCCAGTGA
- a CDS encoding PsbP-related protein: MKHVAKVIVRTAILSLSAMATLTGCSTPSTPSDVSELTINSESIGSSKDAVEKLVTFYPQQKELSVSLPSEWEVVTEEISPSLLKLATKDQTKSLRIDRVNREDYIPDMSLTDYMVRHQENINAAQESVDTSYEVIRTSQLIIDQQEAYVKEGRTKYGKHQYGHITAFLETDQHFYIITYTKMYQFTAADQEFFEQQVAKHFKILNDQPTDYSTSSAELVAHQGKYAQFQISTPSNWQVHAFDLSESALDVSLSENNEQLSVYLASKDEFDSDLTLEEYGRYVAEVYADGKDTPIPEMIPVEINGLKGIQLEAHYVDNKRQIVELCTILESRDHFVEIVFYTTESRFDRVKNDYQIYTRTYVEPAR, from the coding sequence TTGAAGCATGTTGCTAAAGTTATTGTACGTACCGCTATACTGAGCTTGTCCGCGATGGCTACCCTTACTGGATGCAGTACACCTTCTACACCCTCCGATGTATCTGAGCTCACCATCAACTCGGAGTCCATCGGTTCCTCAAAAGATGCTGTGGAAAAGCTCGTAACGTTCTATCCTCAGCAGAAAGAACTATCAGTCAGCCTCCCCTCCGAATGGGAAGTTGTCACGGAGGAAATCAGCCCGTCCCTTTTAAAATTAGCTACAAAGGATCAAACGAAATCACTTCGAATTGACCGAGTGAACCGTGAAGACTATATTCCAGACATGTCATTGACGGATTATATGGTTCGGCATCAGGAAAACATAAATGCAGCACAAGAGTCGGTAGATACAAGTTATGAGGTCATTAGAACAAGTCAGTTGATAATTGACCAGCAAGAAGCTTATGTAAAAGAAGGACGCACGAAATATGGCAAACATCAATACGGACACATTACCGCATTTCTAGAGACAGACCAGCATTTCTATATCATTACATACACGAAGATGTACCAATTTACGGCAGCAGATCAGGAGTTTTTTGAACAACAAGTGGCTAAGCATTTTAAAATTTTGAATGACCAGCCAACGGACTATAGCACATCTTCGGCAGAATTGGTTGCCCATCAAGGAAAATACGCACAGTTCCAGATTAGCACACCTTCCAACTGGCAGGTTCATGCATTTGATCTGTCGGAATCAGCGCTGGATGTATCTTTGTCTGAGAATAATGAGCAGTTGTCGGTTTACCTTGCATCCAAGGATGAGTTCGATTCAGACCTAACATTGGAGGAATACGGACGATACGTCGCCGAAGTCTACGCGGATGGTAAGGATACTCCCATACCTGAGATGATACCTGTTGAGATTAACGGTCTAAAAGGCATACAGCTGGAAGCACATTACGTGGATAATAAACGCCAAATCGTTGAGCTATGCACTATTCTGGAGTCCCGGGATCACTTTGTGGAAATCGTGTTCTACACCACAGAGAGCCGCTTTGACCGGGTGAAGAACGATTATCAAATCTATACGCGTACATATGTAGAGCCTGCAAGATGA
- a CDS encoding deoxynucleoside kinase, with amino-acid sequence MKSAPFIAVEGPIGAGKTTLATMLSQELNLPLVKEIVEENPFLASFYQDIDEWSFQLEMFFLCNRFKQLEDTGAHYVQQHTPVISDYHIYKNMIFAERTLKGTKRDKYRQIYHLLTDDLPKPNVVLYIEAELATLMYRINKRGRSFEQDMDPGYMEQLIADYKTGMAYLADSPNPPIIIKVDAEALDFVEHPEHFKQIVNQVKEYIT; translated from the coding sequence ATGAAATCAGCCCCATTTATTGCTGTGGAGGGTCCAATTGGTGCTGGGAAAACAACACTTGCAACAATGCTTTCTCAGGAGTTGAATCTTCCACTAGTGAAAGAAATCGTAGAAGAGAATCCATTTCTGGCTTCCTTTTATCAGGATATAGATGAGTGGAGTTTCCAGCTTGAGATGTTTTTCCTATGTAATCGGTTTAAGCAATTGGAAGACACCGGCGCTCACTACGTACAGCAACATACACCCGTCATTTCGGATTATCATATCTACAAAAATATGATTTTTGCCGAACGCACTTTGAAAGGTACGAAGCGGGACAAGTACCGTCAAATCTATCATCTGTTAACCGATGACCTGCCAAAACCTAACGTGGTGCTATATATCGAGGCAGAACTCGCTACATTGATGTATCGGATCAACAAGCGAGGCAGATCCTTCGAGCAGGACATGGATCCTGGTTATATGGAACAGCTTATTGCTGATTACAAAACAGGCATGGCCTATTTAGCAGACAGCCCTAATCCTCCGATTATTATTAAAGTGGATGCAGAAGCACTCGATTTTGTAGAGCATCCAGAACATTTCAAGCAGATTGTTAATCAGGTAAAGGAGTATATCACATGA
- a CDS encoding deoxynucleoside kinase has product MNNYGIPTNALITVAGTVGVGKSTLTAALAERLNFKTSLEQVDHNPYLEKFYHDFERWSFHLQIYFLAERFKEQKKIFEMGGGFVQDRSIYEDTGIFAQMHADQGTMSATDFETYSSLFEAMVMTPYFPHPDVLIYLEGSLPSILNRITERGREMEIQTDRSYWEHMHERYSVWIDQFTACPVLRLNIDEYDVHDSASVDAILVQIAAVITPAKEAQR; this is encoded by the coding sequence ATGAACAACTATGGCATTCCGACAAATGCATTAATTACCGTCGCAGGTACGGTTGGTGTGGGTAAATCCACACTGACAGCAGCGCTTGCGGAGCGTTTGAATTTCAAAACCTCTCTGGAACAGGTAGATCATAATCCGTATCTAGAGAAGTTTTATCATGATTTTGAACGGTGGAGCTTCCATCTGCAGATCTACTTCTTGGCAGAACGTTTTAAGGAGCAAAAGAAGATTTTTGAAATGGGTGGAGGATTCGTACAGGATCGTTCGATCTATGAAGATACGGGGATCTTTGCACAGATGCACGCGGATCAAGGTACAATGTCTGCAACGGATTTTGAAACCTACAGCAGCTTGTTCGAGGCTATGGTTATGACGCCATATTTCCCGCATCCGGATGTACTGATCTACCTGGAAGGCAGCTTGCCATCCATTCTGAACCGGATTACCGAGCGTGGACGTGAGATGGAGATTCAGACAGACCGCTCGTATTGGGAGCATATGCATGAGCGTTACTCCGTATGGATTGATCAATTCACAGCTTGTCCGGTACTGCGCTTGAACATTGATGAATATGATGTGCATGATTCGGCATCGGTTGATGCGATTCTGGTACAGATTGCGGCTGTGATTACACCAGCGAAGGAAGCACAGCGTTAA
- a CDS encoding MerR family transcriptional regulator, with protein MAMKVKEVAELASISVRTLHHYDEIGLLTPDEVTTAGYRLYSDANIDMLQQILFFKELDFSLKDIKDIINSPSFNREEALQMHRQILMEKRERLDRMIATIDKSVLHMRGDIDMTTKEQFEGFNFKENPYEQEARQRWGNKAVDQANEKLQRSSPNEQKAMSDQMNSIFTHLATLRDSSPASAESQAVISEWYSYLNQMGHYSPEAFRGLGQMYVDDERFTRNIDQFGEGLAAFMKEAMAIFADQQQTD; from the coding sequence ATGGCCATGAAGGTAAAAGAAGTCGCCGAGCTCGCCTCGATCAGTGTGCGCACACTGCATCACTATGATGAGATTGGTTTGTTAACACCGGATGAAGTCACTACAGCAGGGTATCGACTCTATTCAGATGCCAATATAGACATGCTGCAGCAGATATTATTTTTCAAAGAACTCGACTTCTCACTGAAAGATATCAAAGACATCATAAATAGCCCTTCCTTCAACCGGGAGGAAGCACTTCAGATGCACCGCCAGATCCTTATGGAGAAAAGAGAACGATTAGACCGTATGATTGCCACCATTGATAAAAGTGTTCTGCATATGAGAGGAGACATCGATATGACAACGAAGGAACAATTTGAAGGTTTTAACTTCAAGGAGAACCCATATGAACAGGAAGCGCGTCAGCGCTGGGGAAATAAAGCCGTAGACCAGGCGAATGAAAAGTTACAACGCTCATCACCCAACGAACAAAAGGCAATGTCAGATCAGATGAATAGCATTTTTACTCATTTGGCAACGCTTCGTGACAGTTCACCCGCATCGGCTGAATCCCAAGCGGTCATTTCGGAGTGGTACAGCTATCTGAATCAGATGGGACATTATTCACCTGAGGCTTTTCGAGGATTAGGTCAGATGTATGTGGATGATGAACGCTTCACTCGTAACATTGACCAATTTGGCGAAGGATTAGCTGCGTTTATGAAAGAAGCCATGGCGATCTTTGCAGATCAGCAGCAAACAGACTAA
- the thiE gene encoding thiamine phosphate synthase, protein MHELNADAVRRAMQVYLVMGSVNTTQDPVEVLRQAIAGGITLFQFREKGTGALVGEARLALAWRLREVCSQHGIPFIVNDDVELAVAVEADGVHVGQDDADAALVRARMGAGRMLGVSAHSVKEARRAVQAGADYLGVGPMYPTRSKADAHAVLGPAGVAELRAAGIAVPVVGIGGITPDTTAAVMAAGADGVAVISAIAGAADVRAAAAQFAAAVRGMLA, encoded by the coding sequence ATGCATGAGCTGAATGCAGACGCGGTGCGACGCGCAATGCAAGTGTATTTGGTGATGGGTAGCGTGAATACCACGCAAGACCCTGTGGAGGTGCTGCGCCAGGCGATTGCTGGCGGCATTACGCTGTTCCAGTTCCGGGAAAAAGGAACTGGTGCCCTGGTTGGCGAAGCCCGCCTAGCTCTAGCATGGCGGCTTCGCGAGGTGTGCAGCCAGCACGGAATACCGTTCATCGTGAACGATGATGTGGAGCTGGCTGTAGCTGTGGAGGCCGACGGTGTACATGTCGGCCAAGACGATGCGGACGCGGCGCTTGTACGCGCCCGCATGGGAGCTGGGCGGATGCTTGGCGTATCCGCCCACTCCGTGAAGGAAGCCCGCCGTGCGGTGCAGGCGGGCGCCGACTATCTTGGCGTCGGGCCAATGTACCCGACGCGCTCCAAAGCGGATGCCCATGCTGTGCTGGGCCCCGCAGGGGTTGCGGAACTGCGCGCCGCAGGCATCGCAGTTCCGGTGGTGGGTATCGGCGGCATTACGCCCGATACCACGGCCGCCGTGATGGCGGCTGGAGCCGACGGCGTAGCCGTCATCTCCGCCATTGCGGGCGCGGCCGACGTGCGCGCAGCGGCTGCGCAGTTCGCTGCGGCGGTGCGTGGGATGCTGGCGTAG